In one window of Pseudobdellovibrionaceae bacterium DNA:
- a CDS encoding lytic transglycosylase domain-containing protein: MNTTKIFAITILMSVTLFGSPLAYATSEIKDFLKDPAQLVSSDFRVKPVMMKRVGFWFDVYTKYPSTHHIIHHSRYPWIVFEVVDTSSFFKKKQAHWLENKKALDHVKLRRKIIRQELKSLASKPFSKSLSPLQRHLKKTLQKIGGPRGNVYRFASKKVRSQTGQRNFFVKGLKNSPKYLPLMEAEFQRQGLPKELLRIPFVESSFNEKAESRVGASGIWQIMPHIGKAYMKVTPHIDERNSPIKATEVAGKILKQNFRALKSWGLAVTAYNHGIGGLRKSLRKSKSTHLTQLISHYRGGSFGFASSNFYASFLAALHAETYKDQIFSSDEISPRPALNAQMVTLHRSMRPSQIAKLANLNIDDLKDLNHDIKRAIKNDIRLPKGFRVFLPHNSQFIGSN, translated from the coding sequence ATGAATACCACAAAAATCTTCGCTATCACTATTTTAATGTCTGTTACGCTTTTCGGCAGCCCGCTGGCTTATGCCACAAGTGAAATCAAAGACTTCCTTAAAGACCCTGCCCAGCTAGTGTCGTCGGACTTCCGAGTGAAACCTGTTATGATGAAGAGGGTCGGATTCTGGTTTGATGTCTACACTAAATATCCATCCACCCATCACATCATCCATCATAGCCGCTACCCGTGGATAGTATTTGAGGTTGTAGATACGTCGTCGTTTTTTAAAAAGAAACAAGCCCATTGGCTTGAGAACAAAAAGGCACTGGATCATGTGAAGCTTCGCAGGAAGATCATTCGCCAGGAACTAAAATCCCTAGCCTCAAAACCTTTTAGCAAAAGTCTTAGTCCGCTACAAAGACATCTAAAGAAGACTCTTCAAAAAATCGGCGGCCCCAGAGGCAATGTGTATCGGTTTGCCAGCAAAAAAGTTCGGTCTCAAACTGGCCAGAGAAACTTTTTCGTTAAAGGTCTAAAAAACAGTCCAAAATATTTGCCTCTTATGGAAGCCGAATTTCAACGACAAGGATTGCCTAAAGAGTTACTACGCATTCCATTTGTTGAAAGTAGTTTCAATGAAAAGGCCGAAAGCCGTGTAGGAGCCAGTGGCATTTGGCAAATTATGCCACATATTGGTAAGGCCTATATGAAAGTCACTCCACACATAGATGAACGAAATTCTCCAATCAAAGCTACTGAAGTGGCTGGCAAAATTCTCAAGCAAAATTTTAGAGCCCTAAAATCTTGGGGCTTGGCTGTAACCGCTTACAACCATGGAATTGGGGGCCTTAGAAAGTCCCTCAGAAAATCAAAATCCACTCATCTAACTCAATTGATTAGTCACTATAGAGGAGGGTCCTTTGGGTTTGCTTCATCAAACTTCTACGCTTCTTTTTTGGCAGCACTTCATGCCGAAACGTATAAGGATCAGATCTTTTCTTCTGACGAAATATCACCCAGACCTGCCTTGAATGCTCAAATGGTGACCCTGCATCGATCTATGCGGCCCAGTCAAATTGCTAAATTGGCCAATTTAAACATAGACGACCTTAAAGATTTAAATCATGACATCAAACGGGCCATAAAAAATGACATTCGCTTGCCCAAAGGGTTTCGTGTGTTCCTGCCCCACAATTCGCAGTTTATTGGTTCTAACTAA
- the fsa gene encoding fructose-6-phosphate aldolase — protein sequence MKFYIDTADIEEIKHANERGWVDGVTTNPTLVAKTGKRHEDVIREISQEVSGLVSAEVMGLQADQMVSEGLKLAKIGDNVVVKIPMTEDGLVAVKRLSAEGIKTNVTLVFSPLQALLAAKAGATLVSPFVGRVDDIGTEGMSLIRQITHIFDNYDLDTQVLVASIRHPMHILESAMIGADIVTVPFKVLTGLVSHPLTDKGIAQFLKDAEKVPQ from the coding sequence ATGAAATTTTATATTGATACGGCAGACATTGAAGAAATTAAACATGCCAATGAACGAGGATGGGTTGATGGTGTAACAACGAACCCGACCTTAGTCGCAAAAACAGGTAAGCGCCACGAAGATGTTATTCGTGAAATATCACAAGAAGTAAGTGGACTTGTATCTGCCGAAGTAATGGGTTTGCAGGCCGACCAAATGGTGAGTGAAGGACTAAAGCTGGCCAAAATTGGTGACAACGTGGTCGTCAAGATTCCAATGACTGAGGATGGGTTAGTTGCTGTAAAGCGTCTATCGGCCGAGGGAATCAAAACAAATGTGACTTTAGTGTTCTCACCCCTTCAAGCGTTATTGGCGGCAAAAGCGGGTGCCACATTAGTTTCACCCTTTGTGGGTCGAGTGGATGATATAGGTACGGAGGGCATGAGTTTGATTAGGCAGATTACTCATATTTTTGACAACTATGATTTGGATACTCAAGTTTTAGTGGCTAGTATTCGTCACCCTATGCACATCCTGGAATCCGCTATGATAGGGGCTGACATCGTCACAGTGCCGTTCAAGGTGCTCACAGGTTTGGTTAGTCATCCACTCACTGACAAAGGTATTGCTCAGTTTTTAAAAGATGCAGAAAAGGTTCCTCAATAA
- a CDS encoding 2-amino-4-hydroxy-6-hydroxymethyldihydropteridine diphosphokinase, with protein sequence MMKSNEVLISVHAFASDGEELMKKVLSGLSLHLTVGSISSVYKVHRTAHHPQHIHDLRRQTTYAGLSISLRGITDLSPSELLAYLQHLERQLRSQVLHQNLSLNLLAYNDESILTPDITLPHPGFHNRPEELVPSAEIWPDYVHPVLNTSLRDLASSYDLAAWGEFFSQGKSLLDFCKPEA encoded by the coding sequence ATGATGAAATCAAATGAAGTTTTGATCTCCGTTCACGCATTCGCCAGCGACGGTGAAGAGTTGATGAAGAAAGTGTTGTCCGGCCTGAGCCTTCATTTAACAGTGGGATCCATCTCGTCTGTTTATAAAGTTCATAGAACCGCTCATCATCCGCAACACATCCACGATTTAAGACGCCAGACCACTTATGCAGGCCTTAGCATATCGCTTCGCGGCATAACTGATCTGAGTCCATCAGAGCTATTGGCTTACCTTCAGCATTTAGAGCGTCAGCTTCGAAGTCAGGTTCTGCACCAAAATCTCAGCCTTAACCTGCTCGCCTATAATGACGAAAGTATTTTGACGCCAGATATTACCCTTCCTCACCCGGGATTTCACAATCGCCCTGAAGAATTAGTCCCATCAGCGGAAATCTGGCCTGACTATGTTCATCCGGTATTAAACACATCCCTTCGCGATTTGGCATCATCATATGATTTAGCCGCTTGGGGAGAGTTTTTTAGTCAGGGAAAAAGCCTACTTGATTTTTGCAAGCCAGAAGCTTAG
- a CDS encoding 4-hydroxy-tetrahydrodipicolinate reductase codes for MSVRVAINGYKGRMGQELQAIVDGDGQFEVVAGVDLALGGGSRSLSEIASNQLRDIDVVIDFSLAEGFQEVIKWCEKNKKPLVSGTTGLNDDHFAALDQAAKNIPVLWAPNMSLGVSFVSHLLEQFNAVADQYDFQIEEFHHRHKKDRPSGTAKWLQETLKKSVGKSLPEVMVARGGGVFGVHKVWAFGEEETICIEHTALNRRVFARGALQAAKWLASKKPGRYTISNVLGY; via the coding sequence GTGAGTGTTCGAGTGGCGATCAATGGATACAAAGGCCGTATGGGCCAAGAGTTACAGGCCATCGTTGATGGTGATGGCCAATTCGAAGTAGTGGCAGGTGTCGATTTGGCTTTAGGTGGCGGGAGTCGGTCCTTGTCTGAAATCGCATCCAATCAACTCCGAGATATCGACGTAGTTATAGACTTTTCGTTGGCTGAAGGATTTCAGGAGGTCATTAAGTGGTGTGAGAAAAACAAAAAACCGCTTGTTAGCGGAACAACAGGATTAAATGATGATCATTTTGCAGCTCTGGACCAGGCGGCAAAAAATATCCCTGTGCTGTGGGCGCCTAATATGAGTCTCGGTGTATCCTTCGTTTCACATCTATTAGAGCAGTTTAATGCTGTTGCCGATCAGTATGACTTTCAAATAGAAGAGTTTCATCATCGCCATAAAAAAGACCGACCTAGCGGCACGGCTAAGTGGCTACAAGAGACCTTAAAAAAATCTGTTGGCAAGTCACTGCCCGAGGTCATGGTGGCCCGTGGAGGCGGAGTTTTCGGCGTGCATAAGGTTTGGGCCTTTGGTGAAGAAGAAACAATATGTATAGAGCACACGGCCCTTAATCGTCGGGTTTTTGCCAGAGGGGCATTACAAGCCGCTAAATGGTTAGCGTCAAAAAAACCAGGGCGATATACGATTTCAAATGTCCTAGGCTACTAA
- a CDS encoding 4-hydroxy-tetrahydrodipicolinate synthase, whose product MMSNFDFKGVISALATPFNQGEVDYESYRKLLQFQFGAGIQGVVVNGTTGESPTLSAEEVEKMVVLAKQEAQGRVPVVVGTGSNNTKITIDFTRRASDWGGDAALVVVPYYNKPPQRGLLQHFLAVADASPIPVILYDVPGRTVVRFTVDTISELSRHPNIIGIKDATGDLERVDEIRKACSKEFVLSSGDDNSCMEFMAKGGDGVISVVSNIMPSQMVQWSNKVRSGAGLADDEARAFTALNDLVVFDTNPIPVKQALHFMDVFASPEMRLPLVAMEQDASKQLMDKMLSMGMV is encoded by the coding sequence ATGATGAGTAATTTTGACTTTAAGGGAGTGATTTCAGCATTGGCCACACCGTTTAATCAGGGCGAGGTGGACTATGAATCATACCGTAAATTGTTACAATTTCAGTTCGGTGCCGGGATTCAAGGTGTAGTCGTTAATGGGACCACGGGTGAGAGTCCAACTCTATCGGCTGAAGAAGTCGAGAAGATGGTTGTTTTGGCTAAACAAGAAGCCCAGGGTCGCGTGCCCGTAGTGGTGGGAACGGGATCCAACAATACAAAAATCACAATAGACTTTACGAGGAGAGCCAGCGATTGGGGGGGCGACGCCGCGTTGGTGGTTGTTCCGTATTACAATAAACCACCACAAAGAGGCTTATTGCAGCATTTTTTAGCAGTGGCAGATGCTAGTCCCATTCCTGTGATTTTGTACGATGTGCCAGGTAGAACGGTGGTGCGGTTTACTGTAGATACGATATCTGAGTTGAGTCGGCATCCAAACATTATCGGTATTAAAGATGCCACTGGCGACCTCGAAAGGGTCGACGAAATTCGAAAGGCGTGTTCGAAAGAGTTTGTCTTGAGCAGCGGCGATGACAACAGCTGTATGGAGTTTATGGCCAAGGGAGGAGACGGCGTGATTTCAGTGGTCTCTAACATTATGCCAAGCCAAATGGTCCAATGGTCAAATAAAGTGCGGTCGGGAGCTGGTCTCGCCGATGATGAGGCGCGAGCCTTTACAGCACTTAATGATCTTGTGGTCTTTGATACCAATCCAATTCCGGTAAAGCAGGCCCTTCATTTTATGGATGTTTTTGCGTCTCCTGAAATGCGATTGCCTCTGGTGGCAATGGAGCAAGACGCCTCCAAGCAATTGATGGATAAAATGCTCAGCATGGGGATGGTGTAG
- a CDS encoding DNA translocase FtsK 4TM domain-containing protein has translation MDRLFKRFSRDIIGLLWVATGIFLALSLYSYLPADPSFNSMGRTAPVHNYCGYFGSFLADLIFQFLGLSGWILPIAAIRQSVKGFRGESTKLGVYSLILAGLLLTTLSSLGSLYLPDSLWYGDQVSVGGVLGATVTKYLVGVFNFAGVSVILWTATLAFMVFYTERSLKDLIHWPILTTHFVFERLPLLESASLVFNVVAGSLSKSWSAIWHRKQQRPVVVAPATESPTSRFFPIDNNFEDVELSDLSDAEADEDPQPKLFSLKKVKSQAKRKVSLKKKVQRKIENWELPKLSLLADPPASRFKVDDKEIKEKGRLLVNKMEQFSVRGKVTGAKPGPAVTMFEFKPNVDVKISKITDLADDLSLALSSESVRIIAPIPGRDVVGIETSNAARETVYLKDILASDEFWDEDIKLPLALGCQADGTQKVVDLRKMPHLLVAGSTGSGKSVFVVSILTGLLFRHSPKTLRLVLVDPKQVDLAAFNNIPHLLMPPIRDAKKAINALRWAIKEMEKRYRSMAKFGARGLEDFNSAVEELSSQVIKEHEEFNEQLEGRGILESYYFTPQPYIAVVVEEFGDLMAVDKSNVEQAVVRLAQMARASGIHLILAMQSPRKDVVTGLIKTNIPGRVSFKVASKMDSRIILDESGAERLLSRGDMLFLAPGVSKPQRHHGPWLTDKEINLVTRTWTEQAEPEFDALAMRALEGSGGGFDLPGGQDFEVDDEEFDDRYDEILAYVSTQKAVSASLIQRRFRIGYPRAARLIEVFESEGVVGPPNGSKPRQVLVSELK, from the coding sequence ATGGATCGTCTATTTAAGCGTTTTAGCAGGGATATCATTGGACTTCTGTGGGTGGCAACGGGAATTTTTTTAGCCCTGTCGTTATACAGCTATCTTCCAGCTGACCCGTCATTTAATTCAATGGGGCGTACGGCGCCCGTTCATAATTATTGTGGCTATTTTGGGTCATTTCTTGCGGACCTGATTTTTCAGTTCCTTGGTTTGTCAGGATGGATTTTGCCAATAGCTGCGATTCGCCAGTCAGTGAAAGGTTTTCGAGGCGAATCAACCAAACTAGGAGTGTATTCCTTGATATTGGCCGGACTACTCTTGACGACGTTATCTAGTTTGGGTTCGCTCTATTTGCCTGATTCTTTGTGGTACGGAGATCAGGTGAGTGTGGGCGGGGTTTTAGGGGCAACTGTCACAAAATATCTTGTGGGCGTGTTTAACTTCGCTGGAGTTTCAGTGATTCTTTGGACGGCCACGTTAGCTTTCATGGTTTTTTATACAGAGAGATCTCTGAAAGATTTGATTCATTGGCCAATACTCACTACCCACTTTGTATTTGAGAGACTACCTCTTCTGGAGTCGGCTTCTCTTGTTTTCAATGTAGTAGCAGGGTCATTGTCTAAATCCTGGTCTGCGATATGGCACAGAAAACAACAGCGACCAGTCGTTGTTGCCCCAGCAACAGAGTCGCCGACATCTCGATTTTTTCCAATTGATAACAATTTCGAAGACGTGGAGCTATCAGATCTATCTGATGCTGAAGCTGATGAGGATCCGCAGCCCAAATTGTTTTCATTAAAGAAAGTCAAATCTCAAGCAAAGCGAAAAGTCAGTTTAAAAAAGAAGGTGCAACGAAAAATTGAAAACTGGGAGTTGCCAAAACTTTCATTGCTAGCAGATCCACCGGCGAGTCGCTTCAAGGTGGACGACAAAGAGATTAAAGAAAAAGGCCGGCTTCTTGTTAACAAAATGGAACAGTTTTCGGTGCGTGGTAAGGTTACAGGGGCAAAGCCTGGGCCAGCCGTGACGATGTTTGAGTTTAAACCCAATGTGGATGTGAAAATCAGCAAAATTACTGATTTGGCTGATGATTTGTCATTAGCCCTCAGTAGTGAATCGGTAAGAATCATTGCCCCTATTCCTGGTCGAGATGTGGTGGGCATTGAAACTTCAAATGCCGCACGAGAAACGGTTTACCTCAAAGACATTTTGGCGTCGGATGAATTTTGGGATGAGGATATCAAGTTGCCTTTAGCATTGGGGTGCCAAGCTGATGGAACACAAAAAGTGGTAGACCTAAGAAAAATGCCTCACTTGCTAGTAGCCGGGTCCACAGGCTCTGGAAAGTCGGTGTTTGTCGTCTCAATTTTAACAGGACTGTTGTTTCGGCACTCGCCGAAAACCTTAAGGTTAGTGTTGGTAGATCCAAAGCAAGTGGACCTAGCCGCGTTTAACAATATACCTCATTTGCTAATGCCGCCGATTCGGGATGCGAAAAAAGCCATAAATGCTTTGCGCTGGGCTATTAAAGAAATGGAAAAGCGTTATCGATCAATGGCTAAGTTTGGAGCTCGCGGTCTAGAGGACTTCAACTCAGCCGTAGAGGAATTGTCTTCACAAGTGATTAAAGAGCATGAGGAATTTAACGAACAATTAGAGGGCCGAGGCATCCTTGAGTCCTATTATTTTACACCACAACCTTATATTGCTGTGGTGGTGGAAGAGTTTGGTGATCTCATGGCCGTTGATAAAAGCAACGTGGAGCAGGCAGTGGTTCGATTGGCTCAAATGGCACGGGCTAGCGGGATACACCTTATTCTAGCGATGCAGAGCCCGCGTAAGGATGTGGTTACGGGCCTTATTAAAACAAACATTCCCGGTCGAGTGAGTTTTAAGGTGGCAAGCAAAATGGACTCACGCATTATTCTTGATGAAAGTGGTGCTGAGCGCTTGCTATCCCGGGGCGACATGTTGTTTTTGGCGCCAGGAGTGTCTAAGCCCCAGCGTCACCATGGTCCTTGGCTTACCGATAAAGAGATTAATCTTGTCACCCGCACATGGACAGAGCAGGCCGAGCCAGAGTTTGATGCTTTGGCGATGAGAGCTCTCGAAGGATCTGGCGGTGGTTTTGATTTACCTGGCGGTCAGGACTTTGAGGTTGACGATGAGGAATTTGATGATCGGTATGATGAAATATTGGCCTATGTTTCCACCCAAAAAGCAGTGAGCGCATCGTTAATACAACGTCGGTTTCGAATAGGATATCCGAGGGCGGCGCGCCTTATCGAAGTTTTCGAGAGTGAGGGAGTCGTCGGCCCACCTAATGGCAGTAAACCTCGCCAAGTTTTAGTCTCCGAACTGAAATAG
- a CDS encoding radical SAM protein — MIKINEIFHSIQGESSLTGWPTVFIRTSGCHLRCTYCDTTYAYHDGTKMALEEILTIVDQYKCGHICVTGGEPLLQKESFEMLSALCDRYPHVSLETSGDIDCRSVDPRVHKVVDIKTPDSGEPDAFKLKNLELDNVNTEFKFVICSENDFIWAEDFVRQYDLTSKFNIFYSPSHEKIDAKWLAERILSQKSNVRLQLQLHKYIWSPDKRGV; from the coding sequence GTGATCAAGATTAACGAAATCTTTCATAGCATCCAGGGAGAGAGCTCTCTTACGGGCTGGCCCACTGTTTTTATACGAACGTCTGGGTGTCATCTGAGATGCACCTATTGTGATACGACATATGCCTATCACGATGGTACAAAAATGGCGTTAGAGGAAATTCTCACAATTGTAGACCAGTATAAATGTGGTCATATTTGCGTGACCGGCGGAGAGCCGCTACTTCAAAAAGAATCTTTTGAAATGTTATCTGCCCTTTGTGACCGATATCCCCATGTATCACTTGAAACCAGCGGCGATATTGATTGTCGCTCTGTGGACCCCCGCGTTCATAAAGTGGTCGACATAAAGACACCCGACAGCGGTGAGCCTGACGCTTTTAAGTTGAAGAATCTGGAGCTTGATAATGTCAATACAGAATTTAAATTTGTCATCTGCTCCGAAAACGATTTTATTTGGGCCGAAGACTTTGTGCGCCAATACGACCTGACCTCAAAATTTAATATCTTCTATAGCCCCTCGCACGAAAAAATTGATGCAAAATGGCTTGCAGAAAGAATTCTTTCGCAAAAATCCAATGTCCGGTTGCAATTGCAGCTGCATAAGTATATTTGGTCTCCAGACAAAAGGGGTGTTTAG
- a CDS encoding site-specific DNA inversion stimulation factor — MNNSNNLFVANLKNVSLEKLVKSKLAVLFEQQEEAQVELSGLYSIVLEQVEKPLIELSLSNCNGNQVKTARMLGINRNTLKKKIDTYKIRVKDN, encoded by the coding sequence ATGAACAACTCCAACAACCTGTTCGTAGCAAATTTAAAAAACGTAAGTCTAGAAAAGCTTGTGAAAAGCAAACTCGCCGTTCTGTTCGAACAGCAAGAAGAGGCCCAAGTGGAATTAAGCGGTCTATACAGCATTGTTTTAGAACAAGTGGAAAAGCCCTTGATCGAGCTTTCGCTGAGCAACTGCAATGGCAATCAAGTTAAAACAGCGCGCATGCTCGGCATCAATCGAAATACCTTGAAAAAAAAGATAGATACCTACAAAATAAGAGTCAAAGATAACTAG
- the dnaB gene encoding replicative DNA helicase yields MNTRLPPQNISAEQSILGGLMLDPEAWDQVADIIREDDFYQPSHRKIFSALRDLNNKNQPTDLVTVSNLLMQNQELDGIGGPTYLAELMDQTPTAANIASYADIVREKSILRKVIHVGQDIVVKAYEQEFEDVNTFLDEVESAVFAVAEEKSVQGLVDASELVKASLQKLEILYARKGEVTGVSSGFSDFDKMTAGFQPGELTILAARPSMGKTALSLNIATHAALREKKVVAYFSVEMGKEAVMTRMLASEAKISLSDLRVGAIDDKAWPKLISTAAKVSEAPIFIDDTSGISPFEMRAKCRRLKAKEGLDMIIVDYLQLMSLKQRVESREREVSEISKMLKAIAKELSVPVIALAQLNRGVEGRSDRRPMLSDLRESGSIEQDADIIMMIYREDYYDRDNPDIRGVAEVIIGKQRNGPTGTVKLRWHPNIGRFSNNIEGVSGPNPPMPESPPPGPGISSAPRPGGKPRNFAPSM; encoded by the coding sequence ATGAATACGCGTCTACCACCTCAAAACATAAGTGCCGAGCAATCCATATTAGGTGGACTCATGCTCGACCCAGAAGCTTGGGATCAGGTGGCCGATATTATTCGCGAGGATGACTTTTATCAGCCCTCTCACCGAAAAATTTTCTCTGCCCTTCGTGATTTGAACAATAAAAATCAACCCACTGATTTAGTGACTGTATCAAACTTATTGATGCAAAACCAAGAACTCGATGGAATTGGCGGCCCCACCTACCTTGCTGAACTCATGGATCAAACTCCTACGGCGGCAAATATTGCAAGTTATGCTGATATCGTTAGAGAAAAATCCATATTGAGAAAAGTGATCCACGTGGGTCAAGACATTGTGGTCAAGGCCTACGAACAAGAGTTCGAAGATGTAAATACGTTTTTAGATGAGGTGGAGTCCGCTGTATTTGCTGTAGCCGAAGAAAAGAGCGTGCAAGGGCTCGTTGATGCCAGCGAACTTGTAAAAGCCAGCCTACAGAAGCTTGAAATTTTGTATGCCAGAAAGGGTGAAGTCACCGGAGTATCAAGTGGCTTCTCTGATTTCGATAAAATGACGGCAGGTTTTCAGCCGGGAGAATTAACAATTCTGGCCGCACGTCCGTCTATGGGAAAAACAGCACTAAGTCTCAACATCGCCACCCATGCGGCCTTGCGAGAGAAAAAGGTGGTGGCCTATTTTTCAGTGGAAATGGGCAAAGAGGCGGTGATGACAAGAATGCTGGCGAGTGAGGCCAAGATCAGCCTCTCTGATTTACGTGTGGGTGCCATTGATGATAAGGCGTGGCCAAAACTTATAAGTACCGCTGCTAAAGTGAGTGAAGCCCCCATTTTTATTGATGATACATCGGGGATCAGTCCATTTGAAATGCGAGCAAAGTGCCGTCGGCTAAAGGCAAAAGAAGGCCTCGACATGATTATCGTCGATTATCTTCAGCTCATGAGCTTAAAACAGCGAGTGGAAAGCCGAGAGCGCGAAGTCTCTGAGATTTCAAAAATGCTTAAAGCCATTGCTAAAGAACTATCTGTTCCAGTAATTGCACTAGCCCAGCTCAACCGGGGAGTGGAAGGCCGCTCCGACCGACGACCCATGTTGTCAGACCTTCGTGAATCGGGATCCATTGAACAAGATGCCGATATCATTATGATGATTTACCGTGAGGACTACTATGATCGGGACAATCCTGACATTCGTGGTGTTGCTGAGGTCATTATAGGTAAACAGCGAAATGGACCTACCGGTACCGTCAAGCTTCGCTGGCACCCAAACATCGGACGATTTTCTAATAACATTGAAGGCGTCTCTGGCCCCAATCCACCCATGCCAGAATCTCCTCCACCTGGACCAGGCATATCTTCGGCACCCAGACCCGGTGGCAAGCCGAGAAATTTTGCACCAAGTATGTAG
- the rplI gene encoding 50S ribosomal protein L9, with protein MKVVLQKDVKDLGKVGEAVNVTAGYARNFLFPRKLAVEATENRIKEWEHLKKVAEIRKKKAVNDRKGLIEKVSGATVTFKAAAGETDKLFGSIVAKDISDELEKQGFSIDRRDIKVEAIKVLGQHQAVIDLGDDLKAEIVVIVERAD; from the coding sequence ATGAAAGTGGTACTTCAAAAAGATGTTAAAGATCTAGGAAAAGTAGGTGAGGCTGTAAACGTAACTGCGGGTTATGCTAGAAATTTTTTATTTCCCCGAAAGCTTGCGGTAGAAGCCACTGAAAATCGGATTAAAGAATGGGAACACTTGAAAAAGGTGGCCGAAATCAGAAAGAAAAAAGCCGTCAATGATCGCAAAGGTCTTATTGAAAAAGTATCTGGGGCCACAGTGACCTTCAAGGCGGCCGCTGGCGAAACAGATAAGCTTTTTGGATCCATCGTTGCCAAAGATATATCTGATGAACTTGAAAAACAGGGTTTTTCAATTGATCGCAGAGATATCAAGGTGGAAGCAATTAAAGTTTTGGGCCAACATCAGGCTGTAATCGATCTTGGCGATGACCTCAAAGCAGAAATCGTTGTGATTGTAGAGCGAGCCGACTAA
- a CDS encoding DUF2232 domain-containing protein — protein MSARAHIQKTLILVAMAVFLTATTGILSGPPLKALRVKLGRGPFVLTFAGLTTLFLGLGWTIGAITFFVMSFFIAVFVEFDERGEELFYSGLYATLFSMVLVTIGFGVWMAKTGSEWVGHLTSGAQAIIDQYTGAGIIAEATISARDLLVQAPSAVVIVLLISLLLALVFENGIHLWAGLPLIKRRGLKDFRLPEATIWVLIGSMAAAYVKHDIKWLQAVSVNLFHICLLIYFFQGLAVTSYFFTTFRVSRLWRVVWMAILVLQLFLFVSVLGLLDYWVDFRGWFLKKSAQLDKKV, from the coding sequence TTGTCAGCACGGGCTCATATTCAAAAAACCTTGATTCTGGTGGCCATGGCTGTGTTTCTCACAGCCACCACGGGAATTCTAAGTGGTCCTCCGCTTAAAGCCCTACGGGTTAAGCTGGGTCGAGGTCCGTTTGTTTTGACTTTTGCGGGCTTAACCACTTTGTTTTTGGGTTTGGGCTGGACCATTGGAGCGATAACCTTTTTTGTAATGTCTTTTTTTATCGCCGTGTTTGTGGAGTTTGATGAAAGAGGCGAAGAACTTTTCTATTCAGGCCTTTATGCCACATTGTTTTCAATGGTCCTTGTGACCATTGGATTTGGTGTTTGGATGGCGAAAACAGGTTCTGAATGGGTTGGGCACCTGACGAGTGGGGCGCAGGCGATTATAGACCAGTACACCGGAGCAGGAATAATTGCTGAGGCAACGATTTCGGCTCGTGATTTGCTGGTACAAGCGCCGTCGGCGGTAGTCATAGTTCTTTTGATATCGTTGTTGTTAGCCTTGGTCTTTGAAAATGGCATTCATCTATGGGCTGGGTTACCACTCATTAAACGTCGTGGTCTTAAAGATTTCAGGCTTCCAGAAGCCACAATATGGGTCTTAATAGGATCAATGGCCGCGGCCTATGTGAAACACGATATAAAATGGCTGCAAGCCGTATCAGTAAACCTATTTCATATATGTTTGTTGATTTATTTTTTCCAGGGCTTGGCTGTCACCAGTTACTTTTTTACGACGTTCAGGGTGAGTCGCTTGTGGAGAGTTGTTTGGATGGCCATATTGGTTCTCCAATTGTTTCTGTTTGTGAGTGTTTTAGGGTTGTTGGATTATTGGGTGGATTTTCGAGGGTGGTTTTTAAAAAAATCAGCCCAGTTGGACAAGAAAGTATAA
- the rpsF gene encoding 30S ribosomal protein S6 yields MELNVQKPLRKYEAVVILHPDVSEEQQKELFRKNAGIIKQFGGDVNHIDTWGKRRLANPIKKLKMGNYFHTTFESGAECIHELERTMRINENVLRFTHVRLDDRVSLSQHLEKFKNVLAETNKREQEREAKNAAKRGGFSKRPGGPPSRESKPVRS; encoded by the coding sequence GTGGAATTAAACGTCCAAAAACCCCTACGAAAATACGAAGCTGTCGTCATTTTGCATCCTGACGTCTCAGAAGAGCAACAAAAGGAACTTTTCCGCAAAAATGCAGGAATTATCAAACAATTTGGTGGCGACGTTAATCATATCGATACCTGGGGAAAGCGTCGTTTAGCAAATCCCATTAAGAAACTAAAAATGGGAAATTATTTTCACACGACCTTTGAATCTGGCGCCGAATGTATACATGAGCTTGAAAGAACAATGCGAATTAATGAAAACGTGTTGCGTTTTACCCACGTCCGCTTGGATGATCGCGTGAGTCTCAGTCAGCATCTAGAAAAATTTAAAAACGTGTTGGCTGAAACAAACAAGCGTGAACAAGAGCGCGAAGCAAAAAATGCGGCAAAGCGTGGCGGTTTTAGCAAGCGTCCAGGAGGCCCTCCCTCCCGCGAATCCAAGCCCGTCCGGTCTTAA